Proteins from one Malassezia vespertilionis chromosome 2, complete sequence genomic window:
- the VPS41 gene encoding Vacuolar protein sorting-associated protein 41 (EggNog:ENOG503NWZR; COG:U; BUSCO:EOG09260EQD), giving the protein MSALQLGVQRPCDVSMVVERNVRNSATLSKAHPATEKDVEGVSDASASDTETLSELQSLHTDEQDGDGMREDCDASSDVSDEEPTFIYENIGWSIKDILAKDSISAFAISEEYIGVGMQSGMIYVLSKEGVLQRGFSFHTAAVHSLVFDASGKFISSAGMDGYVTIAALHSSEQYRFNIGRPVRSVALEPNFAMKSTRALACGGLNGALVYSEKGWFGHKETVLHSGEGPVWNIAWHGRWIAWANDCGVRIMDASSHEIITKIPKQSLSIRTELARCTLQWRDDTTLLIAQGDHIMVAYIREKAPKATEHAIGLGALITGSPAAAFHVEITDIFQMDCLVSGLGLYDDQFLILAYTLSEDALHVLHDESVGKAPLSGANPELRTVNMYGDEQSNETIAFRDAERWQCNDYHLCTSTERVYDPVQKSDTTRPVFFLASPSQVTLARPRGMRDHIDWLVRQRKYRPALDALDALGAQDAKDLGYDVGSLGLEYLLYLIDELGDYNAAAQLFPLLLRTNVNAWEDMVLLYLERGQLPAVLSVIPTDKVILSPVVYEMVLARLLHTNETLLLATLQLWPSRLYSTQAVAAAVNDRPVRSATLLLCLAQLYLADHQPGKALEYLLELRDPTAFTLIAEHNLFTDVQNKLATLVELDQDLAGTLQPTSSLVMPLLVDNLHAVPTQRVMAQLTRFKWHRYLYLDALAARDPHLVESYANTLIELYAEYNYSKLLPFLRTMSNVYSFEKAFQICKTRDYVPEMIFLLGKTGDARGALNLIIERLHDVRMAIDFVKQQEDAELWDQLLLYAQHQPAFIRGLLEYVGGEIDPVRIIQLIGPGLKIDGLRPALVKVLQNIHMQHSLLDGCKAVLNRAAKEMVHHFQAAENAAQYCDAHTLCVVCNTPLLGNGQTILLFLCGDATHLTCVAPDAVPRSSVPVFPPVLQTQTQMHAQEAEPWLDADVDCAAQLCSHIPHDRIVQTFAQQTRELVQRQGLQRARQLQSLAFAQIGCPACAEQRKYYLSA; this is encoded by the coding sequence ATGAGCGCCTTGCAGCTTGGCGTGCAACGACCGTGCGATGTCTCGATGGTCGTCGAACGGAATGTGCGCAACAGTGCCACATTGTCCAAGGCACATCCAGCAACAGAGAAAGATGTAGAGGGTGTGAGCGACGCGTCCGCATCTGATACCGAGACGCTTAGCGAATTGCAAAGCTTGCATACCGACGAACAAGACGGGGACGGCATGCGTGAGGACTGTGATGCCTCATCGGATGTATCTGACGAAGAGCCTACATTTATCTATGAGAATATAGGATGGAGCATCAAGGATATTCTCGCAAAAGACTCGATCAGCGCATTCGCCATCTCGGAGGAGTACATCGGTGTCGGGATGCAGTCTGGGATGATCTATGTGCTGAGCAAGGAAGGCGTCCTCCAGCGCGGCTTTTCATTTCACActgctgcagtgcacagTTTGGTGTTTGACGCTTCCGGCAAATTTATTTCGAGTGCAGGGATGGACGGCTACGTGACGATAGCAGCATTGCATTCCTCCGAACAGTACCGGTTTAATATCGGGCGCCCTGTGCGCTCCGTTGCACTAGAGCCAAACTTTGCAATGAAGTCTACACGCGCATTAGCATGCGGCGGATTGAATGGAGCGCTCGTCTACTCCGAAAAAGGATGGTTTGGCCACAAGGAGACGGTACTGCATTCCGGCGAAGGCCCGGTGTGGAACATTGCATGGCACGGCCGCTGGATTGCATGGGCGAATGACTGTGGCGTGCGGATTATGGATGCAAGTTCCCACGAAATCATCACCAAAATCCCGAAGCAAAGCTTGAGTATTCGCACGGAGctcgcgcggtgcacacTGCAATGGCGCGACGATACCACACTGCTTATTGCCCAAGGCGATCATATTATGGTCGCATATATTCGGGAAAAAGCGCCTAAAGCCACCGAGCATGCCATAGGACTCGGTGCGTTGATCACAGGGTCACCCGCTGCGGCTTTCCATGTCGAAATCACCGACATTTTCCAAATGGACTGCCTTGTTTCGGGCCTTGGCCTGTACGACGACCAGTTCCTCATTTTGGCGTATACACTGAGtgaggatgcgctgcatgtgcTGCATGATGAGAGCGTAGGAAAGGCGCCGCTCTCTGGCGCGAACCCCGAACTGCGCACGGTGAATATGTACGGCGACGAGCAGAGCAATGAGACGATTGCGTTTCGCGATGCTGAGCGATGGCAGTGCAATGACTATCACCTATGCACATCGACTGAGCGTGTATACGATCCAGTCCAGAAATCAGATACCACGCGCCCCGTATTTTTCTTGGCAAGCCCCTCACAGGTGACACTTGCACGCCCTCGCGGCATGCGAGACCATATTGAttggcttgtgcgccagcgcaagtACCGTCccgcgctcgatgcactCGATGCGCTGGGAGCCCAAGACGCCAAGGATCTAGGCTACGATGTAGGCAGTCTTGGCCTTGAGTACCTTTTGTACTTGAtcgacgagcttggcgaTTACAACGCAGCCGCACAGCTGTTTCCTTTACTTTTGCGCACAAATGTAAACGCGTGGGAGGATATGGTTCTATTGTatctcgagcgcggccaaCTGCCCGCTGTTTTGTCTGTGATTCCCACGGACAAGGTTATTCTCAGCCCTGTCGTGTACGAAATGGTACTTGCCCGCCTGCTGCATACAAACGAGACACTGCTCTTGGCGACACTCCAGCTCTGGCCCTCGCGCCTCTATTCAACCCAGGCAGTCGCAGCTGCGGTAAATGACCGGCCGGTACGCTCTGCGACACTGCTCTTATGCCTCGCCCAGCTCTACCTTGCCGACCACCAGCCaggcaaggcgctcgagtATCTActggagctgcgcgacccTACAGCCTTTACGCTGATTGCCGAGCACAACCTCTTCACCGACGTACAGAACAAGCTGGCAACGCTGGTCGAGTTGGATCAAGATTTGGCCGGGACACTGCAGCCAACTTCGAGCTTAGTGATGCCTTTGCTTGTAGACAACTTGCACGCGGTTCCCACACAACGCGTCATGGCCCAACTCACACGTTTCAAGTGGCACCGCTACTTGTACTTGGACGcactcgcggcgcgcgatccTCATTTGGTGGAAAGCTATGCAAATACCTTGATTGAGCTGTACGCAGAGTACAATTATTCAAAACTGCTGCCATTTCTGCGCACGATGAGCAATGTATACTCGTTCGAGAAAGCGTTCCAGATTTGTAAAACGCGCGATTACGTGCCAGAGATGATCTTTTTGCTTGGCAAGACGGGCGatgctcgcggcgcactaAACTTGATTATTGAGCGTCTGCACGATGTGCGTATGGCCATCGACTTTGTGAAGCAGCAGGAGGATGCAGAGCTTTGGGACCAGCTGCTCTTGTACGCACAGCACCAGCCAGCATTCATCCGTGGATTGCTCGAGTACGTCGGCGGCGAAATTGACCCTGTACGCATCATTCAATTGATTGGGCCGGGTCTCAAGATTGATGGACTGCGGCCTGCGTTGGTAAAGGTGTTGCAGAATATCCACATGCAGCATTCGCTTTTGGATGGGTGCAAGGCAGTGCTGAACCGCGCAGCAAAAGAAATGGTACACCATTTTCAAGCGGCGGAGAACGCGGCACAGTACTGCGATGCACATACTTTGTGTGTCGTGTGCAACACGCCACTCCTGGGAAATGGACAGACTATACTCTTGTTTTTGTGTGGCGATGCTACGCACTTGACCTGTGTTGCGCCAgacgcagtgccgcgcagtAGTGTGCCAGTGTTTCCCCCTgtgctgcagacgcagaCACAGATGCATGCACAAGAAGCCGAGCCGTGGCTAGACGCAGACGTGgattgtgccgcgcagctttgcTCGCACATACCGCACGATCGGATTGTGCAGACGTTTGCGCAACAAAcgcgcgagcttgtgcagcgtcaAGGCTTGcaacgagcgcgacaaTTGCAATCGCTTGCGTTCGCACAGATTGGTTGCCCTGCTTGTGCTGAGCAACGGAAATACTACCTGTCAGCATGA
- a CDS encoding uncharacterized protein (EggNog:ENOG503P3YN; TransMembrane:1 (o29-46i); COG:C; COG:D): MSEGGADLPPTGGYAPIRYKRNLPARGPSGVTLIAGIIGITAFGFYRMGQGQIEKRYGDERRAHNSELARERAWSRIYLTPFLLAEADRDSFRREHAANLREEQVMKGVPGWEADKRVYNTKRYTPSNYVVM; encoded by the exons ATGAGTGAAGGCGGTGC GGATTTACCGCCCACTGGAGGTTACGCGCCGATCCGATACAAGCGGAACTTGCCGGCACGGGGCCCCAGTGGTGTCACGCTCATTGCTGGCATTATTGGGATTACCGCATTTGGATTCTACCGCATGGGTCAAGGCCAAATCGAGAAGCGGTACGGAGATGAACGTCGTGCTCATAACAGCGAACTGGCCCGCGAACGCGCATGGAGCCGTATTTACCTGACCCCTTTCCTCCTTGCGGAAGCAGATCGTGATTCTTTCCGTCGTGAACATGCTGCTAACCTGCGCGAGGAACAGGTCATGAAGGGTGTACCCGGTTGGGAG GCCGACAAGCGCGTGTACAACACGAAGCGTTACACGCCAAGTAACTATGTAGTGATGTAA
- the NOP14 gene encoding nucleolar complex protein 14 (EggNog:ENOG503NX37; COG:J; BUSCO:EOG092620IA), with protein MGNKKGGSQLAQLRSGLREAGVSGNNTKKSKSNDQEPRAGPYRIQQRRKRLGALMDRLNSFDEKVTRQKSDVLGRNVKGAVGAPGTAKSAAIKQRQEKLLPELNARHHSSSFVDRRFGEHNPSMSLEDKMLQRFTRERQSRTGQTSLFDLIDEEESSLTHYGQHLSGLDEMPDVLRDDDDEDDRGHIDAEETNAKHFSGFDAGEKTRNKAEVMKDIIAKSKLAKYERQKVKDADTEMRMDLDDELGDIRSLLFDRTPSESTPAEEKSGEYDTFVRELAFERRARPQDRTKSEEELAEAQAKRLRDAENTRLRRMRGEEVSDDEEGAALEDDLDEERPVKRRATGNVEAQSVRSTFGLGGGLETRAAMDEDEDEEESDNEEDDKEEDDEEEDDEEEDVVLDDLADYEQLEEIGESADTPEDENDVMQERPFSKPSSDVSLLPYTFSIPTTHDDLLDILEEHQVQPSQLNTVVSRIRTLYAPNLAEENPGKLQLFLSCLVDHLLYRAAQTAKETFNDATSKAADELQALNDLVLHIAELANKYPLRAAEHFVAKLAMMQRNLTRGLSHGPLDVNSRTWPGVAELCFLRVAGLIWPTSDRWHPVATPLALLMGQYLAHARIRSLQDVAAALYLGSLVVSSQRESKRLVPEVMNVLYAITAMLLPKQRGKPPPAKAIAEEFGIPTPDVYASHTADLHLTGDAEPHEKLRLVEVLNIKERPTNQMRAQLLHITFALSERLATLYESSPAFIELFTPLTFLVEVGAALLHEIAPHIAVMASATASKLRKSLERAVVLRRALRLQAHRAVSIATYAPKFDQQGFDPKHATDPDTERAQGAKLRALLKKERKGAIRELRKDAQFLADTREKSRVEEDESYKRKIDKIVSGMQEERSEQKQHERAKALARKRAAAVADKFISVTGASAVDAQKYLRGHAYRLEPAIDAFFDAQSGTVRLSPQQEKAVVAELNGLFDQYRDEDSGPDTITVEGAMTMLSDLHIDPASVAVLPLSYYLGSPSLGHFTRKHYIEGWLRLGVGAAEQTVTQDEILAQQRQVIPRLMETFQQDGAVIHTRTNTTPSKRGLYTTVYDYTFIFARTEGQKNLALDVALTMWDLLIPYAPAYDETGARAGTGAPSYSAAQYALWKQFLTQASNVSIISKDTWTQFLEFTREVDPAFQEHDFDAAWPSIIDEFVAWARAHR; from the exons ATGGGCAACAAGAAAGGCGGCTCGCaactcgcgcagctccgtTCAGGACTGCGCGAAGCGGGAGTCTCGGGGAATAATACAAAGAAGAGCAAAAGCAATGACCAGGAACCGCGCGCCGGTCCGTATCGCAtacagcagcggcgcaagcgactTGGTGCATTGATGGACCGTCTCAATTCATTTGACGAGAAGGTGACGCGCCAAAAAAGCGATGTGCTTGGCCGGAATGTGAAGGGTGCAGTTGGTGCGCCTGGAACCGCAAAGTCGGCAGCGATCAAGCAGCGACAAGAGAAACTGCTCCCGGAACTGAACGCGCGCCACCACTCGTCCTCGTTTGTGGACCGTCGCTTTGGCGAGCACAACCCGTCCATGTCACTTGAGGACAAAATGCTCCAACGATTTACTCGTGAGAGACAGAGTCGCACAGGCCAGACGTCTTTGTTTGACTTGATTGACGAAGAGGAAAGTAGTTTGACGCATTACGGACAGCACCTGTCTGGCCTGGATGAAATGCCCGATGTGCTTCGCGACGACGATGATGAGGACGATCGAG GTCATATTGACGCGGAAGAGACGAATGCCAAACACTTCAGTGGGTTTGATGCGGGCGAAAAGACCCGTAACAAGGCAGAAGTGATGAAGGATATCATTGCGAAATCGAAGCTTGCAAAGTATGAGCGCCAAAAAGTCAAGGATGCAGACACAGAGATGCGCATGGATTTAGACGATGAGCTTGGAGATATTCGTTCGCTTTTATTTGATCGTACTCCTTCTGAGTCAACGCCGGCAGAAGAGAAAAGCGGCGAATACGACacgtttgtgcgcgagcttgcatttgagcggcgcgccagacCACAAGATAGAACCAAGTCGGAAGAAGAACTTGCAGAGGCTCAGGCAAAACGACTTCGCGACGCTGAGAATAcgcgtttgcgccgtaTGCGAGGTGAAGAGGTATCGGATGACGAAGAAGGAGCTGCATTGGAGGATGATCTTGATGAAGAGCGTCCTGTgaagcgacgcgcgacaGGGAACGTTGAGGCACAGTCTGTGCGGTCCACATTTGGGCTTGGTGGTGGGTTAGAGactcgcgctgcaatgGATGAGGATGAGGATGAAGAAGAGAGTGATAACGAAGAGGATGACAAAGAAGAAGAtgacgaagaagaggatgacgaagaagaggatGTCGTCTTAGACGATCTAGCTGACTATGAGCAACTCGAGGAGATTGGCGAGAGCGCAGATACCCCCGAAGACGAAAACGATGTGATGCAAGAACGCCCCTTTTCCAAACCCTCTTCCGATGTTTCACTTCTCCCATACACATTTTCCATTCCCACCACGCACGACGATCTCTTGGATATACTAGAAGAGCACCAAGTTCAGCCGTCGCAGCTGAATACTGTCGTTTCACGCATCCGCACACTTTACGCGCCCAATCTCGCCGAAGAGAATCCCGGAAAGCTACAGCTTTTCCTCTCTTGCCTTGTGGACCATCTTTTATACCGTGCAGCCCAAACCGCAAAGGAAACGTTCAACGACGCAACATCCAAAGCTGCAGACGAGCTCCAAGCTTTGAACGATCTTGTATTGCACATTGCGGAACTCGCGAATAAATACCCCTTgcgtgccgccgagcacTTTGTTGCGAAGCTGGCCATGATGCAGCGCAATTTGACCCGCGGCCTTAGTCATGGCCCTTTGGACGTCAATTCGCGTACTTGGCCTGGCGTTGCAGAGCTGTGCTTTTTGCGTGTTGCCGGGCTGATTTGGCCGACGAGCGATCGCTGGCACCCTGTCGCTACGCCACTCGCACTCCTAATGGGCCAGTACCTTGCACATGCACGCATTCGGTCGCTTCAAGATgtggctgctgcgctgtaCCTTGGCTCGCTGGTCGTGTCTTCGCAGCGCGAGAGCAAGCGTCTTGTACCAGAGGTTATGAATGTACTGTACGCAATCACTGCAATGCTGCTGCCCAAGCAACGCGGCAAGCCGCCGCCAGCCAAGGCAATTGCAGAAGAGTTTGGCATTCCCACACCCGACGTATACGCAAGCCACACTGCAGACCTGCACCTTACCGGCGATGCCGAGCCGCACGAGAAGCTGCGCCTTGTCGAGGTGCTCAATATCAAGGAGCGGCCTACAAACCAAATGCGAGCGCAACTTTTACACATCACATTTGCACTTTCCGAGCGTTTGGCCACGCTTTACGAAAGCAGCCCTGCATTTATAGAGCTCTTCACACCGTTGACGTTTTTGGTTGAGGTTGGAGCAGCATTGCTGCATGAAATTGCACCACACATTGCTGTAATGGCCAGCGCTACGGCCAGCAAATTGCGCAAGAGCCTGGAACGTGCAGTTGTtcttcgccgcgcactTCGTCTTCAAGCACACCGTGCGGTGTCCATTGCAACCTATGCACCTAAGTTTGATCAGCAAGGCTTCGATCCAAAGCACGCGACGGATCCAGATACAgagcgtgcgcaaggcgccAAACTTCGCGCATTGCTCAAAAAGGAGCGCAAAGGGGCGATTCGCGAGCTTCGTAAGGACGCGCAATTTCTTGCAGACACCCGCGAAAAGAGCCGCGTGGAGGAAGACGAGTCCTACAAACGCAAGATCGACAAGATTGTCAGTGGCATGCAGGAAGAGCGCTCTGAACAGAAACagcacgagcgcgccaaggcccTCGCAAGGAAACGCGCCG CTGCGGTGGCCGACAAGTTTATCAGTGTGACGGGCGCTTCGGCAGTGGATGCGCAAAAATACCTTCGCGGACATGCGTACCGACTCGAGCCTGCGATCGACGCATTTTTCGATGCACAGTCAGGCACGGTTCGCCTTTCGCCGCAGCAGGAGAAGGCTGTAGTGGCAGAGCTCAATGGACTGTTTGATCAGTATCGCGACGAGGACTCAGGCCCTGACACGATCACGGTGGAGGGCGCCATGACGATGCTCAGCGATTTGCACATTGATCCCGCGAGTGTCGCTGTGCTGCCGCTTTCCTACTACCTAGGCTCCCCTTCACTTGGGCATTTTACGCGCAAGCACTATATAGAAGGATGGTTGCGACTAGGAGTTGGGGCTGCGGAGCAGACCGTAACGCAAGACGAAATCTTGGCGCAACAACGACAAGTTATACCTAGGCTTATGGAAACTTTCCAGCAGGACGGCGCAGTTATCCATACACGCACCAATACCACCCCAAGCAAAAGGGGGCTTTATACCACCGTGTATGATTATACCTTTAtttttgcacgcacagaaGGGCAGAAAAATTTGG CACTCGATGTCGCGCTGACCATGTGGGATTTGCTTATCCCGTATGCACCTGCGTATGACGAGACaggtgcgcgcgctggaacaGGGGCACCATCCTATTCTGCCGCACAATACGCACTATGGAAGCAATTTTTGACGCAAGCGTCCAACGTGAGTATTATCTCAAAAGATACGTGGACTCAATTCCTCGAATTCACGCGCGAGGTTGATCCAGCATTCCAGGAGCATGATTTTGATGCGGCATGGCCATCCATCATTGACGAGTTCGTAGCCTGGGCACGCGCACATAGGTGA